The Candidatus Delongbacteria bacterium nucleotide sequence CTTGTACCTTTACATAACAGCCTTGAGAATCCAGTTTATAGAATTGGTTTACCCCCAATTATTCTTACTTTGGTAACCCTCTTCCCCATAGCTTTTATATCTGGAATAACATTCCCAGGTGTGCTGTCACTTTTTATTGAAAATAGTGAAAATAAAAAAATGAAAACGGGATTAGCTGTTTTCATAAATTCGATAGGAATTGTCTTAGGGTTGGCTCTCTCAGCATTTTTGTTCATTCCACTTCTCGGTGTTTATAAATCAGCACTTATCATAGTTCTGTTCTGTTCTGTTTTTCTCTTCTTTTTCAACAAGGATATAAATAAAAAACAAGTATTTATTACTTTAGTTACAATAATCCCTGTCTTATTATTTTGGTTTGACATACAAATTCTTCCTCCATCTTTTTCAATGGTTGACCGTGAAGTACTCTATTACAATGAAACAAAAGATGGTACAATAACTGTGGGTAAAGAAGATAATGGCAGATTAATCTCCTTTGTAAATAATTCACAAGTTATGGGGGTAAGTTATGATGCAGTTAAAACTGTAAAAATGCTTGGTTATATTCCATATCTTTTAGGAGGAAATCTTGAAAAAGCCTGTATAGTTGGCTTTGGTATTGGCGGTACAACATCTACAATAGCATCTATTCCTACAAATAAGAACATTACTTGTATTGAACTTGTTGCAGATGTCAAAAATGCCGGAAAATACTATGAAAGGTATAATAATGGTGTATATAAAAGTGAAAAACTGAACATTCATGCAGGTGATGGAAGACAATTTATCTATACAACAGATGAAAAATTTGATATTATTTCATCTGATCCTACTCATCCAGTTCTTGGTTCAGGTCCTTTATACACAAAAGAGTATTTTGAGATGTGTAAATCTAAATTAACTGAAAATGGTTATGGAACTCAATATTTACCTTTACATAAGTTAAGTGAATCTGACTTTAACTCTATCCTTGTAACTTTTGCAACGGTTTTTGAAAATAGTAGTATTTGGCTTGGTCAATCACACATTGTACTCCTTGGATCAAACAGCAAGCAAAACCCTGATTATATAGATTTTTATAATAGATCACAAAATATTAAAGACCCACTATTCTACTCAGATCCAATGCATCTTTCATCTCTCTATATTTGCTCAGGTAATGATATTTTAAATGAACTAAAACAATACCCAATCATCTCTGATGACAGAAATATATTGGAATATTTTAATCCTGAAGCTTTCCTATTTGAGAATTGGGAGAAAAATATAATAACAATAAAAAAATTATCAAAAGATCCTGGATCATATTTTAAAAATCTAAATGACAGAAACAGACTGAGAAATTATTTGAATTCAAGATCAATTCTTATTGATGGAATGATTGAAAAAAATAGAGGAAATAAAAAAAATTATATCGATAAACTGATTCAAGCCTCGAGAATTAATCCTGATGATCAGGAAATACCATTTCTTATTAAGGCAGAAAATCAGACTAACAATTAGGAGGAGTAATGAAGAAAATTGTTATATTAATCAGTTTTCTAATATCAGTTCTATATGGTTATGGTGTACAAAAAGAGATCTATAGACCAAAGACAAAAAATGTACTTAGCAGCTATGTAGTAAACATGATGAGTAAATCTGAGAAGATTCCATGCATTGTTTATTTTACTGATAAAGAGTACGGCGAAATTGATGAAGCTTTAAAGAATGTCAACTTAGCTGATAAAGCTGTAGAAAGAAGATTAAGAAATGGAATAGAGTCTTCTAAAATTGTTAAATTTCAAGACGTTCCTGTTTCAGAAAATTACATAAATCAACTTGGTGTTGAGAAAGAGGATATAAGAGCTATTTCAAAATGGTTTAACTTCGTTTCTGCATATTTAAATTCTGATGACATTGAAAGAATCTCAGAGCTTCCATTTGTCTACGGTATTGATACTGTTAAAGAAACCAAAAGAGATGAGATTAAGAACTCTACTGGTACTTCAAACTCAAAGGACAACTACGGTGGTTCATTTGATGAGCTAGAGCAGATTAATTTAATTGCTGCTCATACTGCTGGATACAAAGGTCAAGGCGTACTTTTAATGATGGATGACTCTGGTTTTAACTACGATCATGAAGTTTTTGAAACAGCAAATGTAGTTGCTCAACACGATTTCATAAATGATGATGATAATGTAAAAAATGAAGGAAACGATCCTTGGGGACAGCATGATCATGGTACTTCCTGTTGGAGTCTAATTGGTGCAAACTTACCTGGAGATATGATTGGTGGAGCTTATGAAGCGGACTTTTTACTAGCAAAAACTGAAGATATTAGTCAAGAAACTACCTTGGAAGAAGATTTTTTAGTTGAAGCCTTGGAGTGGGGTGAAGGACTTGGTGCCGATATTGTTTCAGGTTCACTTGGTTATACTGAATTTGACGATCCTTCAACAAATTATACTTACGAAGATATGAATGGTCAAACTTGCATTTCAACTTTAGGCGTTTTAGAGGCTGCAAGAAATGGAGT carries:
- a CDS encoding spermidine synthase, with the protein product MQKNSYLIVLFIINLLFLVFEVAGNHYLALQLGSTVNAASIVLMIFMLSIGLGAYFNGKVKQLQSSYLLPILLIIIGVSGAALSIFTTMQINYILKTVLSILSIIGIALPMGGILPLIVDLTVNESKRIGNDIGNIYAVETIAGVVGSILTGFYLLGHVGIFKTLIISSFLSIIFGVLCLFLKKTNSHENLNQAKSYEKSDISLLIFTGISGFLLFSTQILWIRAYKVYLTNTSYTFTLISAVTIFGMFVGSYFSTKMKNSSKSRLSNLMTIELILLIIGLLVLIKSPEFLLVPLHNSLENPVYRIGLPPIILTLVTLFPIAFISGITFPGVLSLFIENSENKKMKTGLAVFINSIGIVLGLALSAFLFIPLLGVYKSALIIVLFCSVFLFFFNKDINKKQVFITLVTIIPVLLFWFDIQILPPSFSMVDREVLYYNETKDGTITVGKEDNGRLISFVNNSQVMGVSYDAVKTVKMLGYIPYLLGGNLEKACIVGFGIGGTTSTIASIPTNKNITCIELVADVKNAGKYYERYNNGVYKSEKLNIHAGDGRQFIYTTDEKFDIISSDPTHPVLGSGPLYTKEYFEMCKSKLTENGYGTQYLPLHKLSESDFNSILVTFATVFENSSIWLGQSHIVLLGSNSKQNPDYIDFYNRSQNIKDPLFYSDPMHLSSLYICSGNDILNELKQYPIISDDRNILEYFNPEAFLFENWEKNIITIKKLSKDPGSYFKNLNDRNRLRNYLNSRSILIDGMIEKNRGNKKNYIDKLIQASRINPDDQEIPFLIKAENQTNN
- a CDS encoding S8 family peptidase; translated protein: MKKIVILISFLISVLYGYGVQKEIYRPKTKNVLSSYVVNMMSKSEKIPCIVYFTDKEYGEIDEALKNVNLADKAVERRLRNGIESSKIVKFQDVPVSENYINQLGVEKEDIRAISKWFNFVSAYLNSDDIERISELPFVYGIDTVKETKRDEIKNSTGTSNSKDNYGGSFDELEQINLIAAHTAGYKGQGVLLMMDDSGFNYDHEVFETANVVAQHDFINDDDNVKNEGNDPWGQHDHGTSCWSLIGANLPGDMIGGAYEADFLLAKTEDISQETTLEEDFLVEALEWGEGLGADIVSGSLGYTEFDDPSTNYTYEDMNGQTCISTLGVLEAARNGVLCVYAMGNSGNDSWHYISAPADTDSIISVGAVDIDNNIAGFSSYGPSYDGRIKPEVVALGVYNFVANADGGYNSWGSGTSYATPLVAAASAVVLSAHPDWTAQQIREALMMTADRSDNPSIDRYGYGLIDVMAAINYQPVGTHENTPVSTDIIKSYPNPFNPETTIEFAVNDLSGSKVNLSIYNSNGELMTSLIDSKLDFGTHTANFNAEKMPSGVYFCKLTISNNTFFHRMVLLK